A segment of the Penaeus monodon isolate SGIC_2016 chromosome 38, NSTDA_Pmon_1, whole genome shotgun sequence genome:
tgtgtatgtacacacacacacacacacacatacacacacacacacacacacacacacacacaaatatatatatatatatatatatatatatatatatatatatatatatatatgtttatatatgtatgtatatatatatatattatgtatatatatatacatgtttatatatatgcatatatatacatatatgttatatatatatataatatatatatatatatatatatatatatatatatatatatatatatatatatatatatacatataatatatatatatatatatatatatatatatatatatatatatatatatgtatatatatgtgtgtgtgtgtgtgtgtgtgtgtgtgtgtgtgtgtgtgtgtgtgtacgtgtgtgtgtgtgtgtgtgcgcgtgtgtgtgtgtgtatgtgtgtgtgcgtgtcccttTAAAAACCTACAAAGGCGAAAATGTCCTGAGCACAtcaatcctccttccttcccattagAAGCGAGATCCTCCTGagccacacgcccacacgcccctaCGAGTATCCCTTCGGGCGGCGGCGGTGGGCGGTCGAGGGGGCCGAAGGGTGTGGGCGGCCGGAGGATGggtctctcaccctcaccctcaccacctgCTCTCAGGGGAACTTCACCTGTGACGATGGGTCCTGCGTGCCCATGGCGAGGAGGTGCGATTTCCAGGTGAGGGTTTttgaggggtgtgtgtgcgtgcttcagagggaaaggtgtgtgtgcgtttctgggggttagagtgtgtttgtgtgtgattttctggggtaaaagtgtgtgtgtacgtgtatgtgtgcgtttctgtgggttaaagtatgtgtgtgtgtgtatgtgtgtgtgtgtgtgtgtgtgtgtgtgtgtgtgtgtgtgcgtttctgaggggaaaagtttgtgtgtgcgttttagtgCTACTGCTACATTTTCTTCTTCAATATTTTAAGAGCCATATGAGTCAGCTGATTGCATGGCTCGGCTTTGGTGAGTTTTAATATTTATGGATCTGGACTTTATGACAGGAGGGGAATGAttattagggagagagagagagagagagagagcgagagagagagagagagagagagagagagagagagagagagagagagagagagagagagagagagagagagagagagagcgagagagagagagagagagagagagagagagagtcaaactcAAAGTCAAAGTGAAAACACTtaatcaattgcaataattacaataattaattacaatggttctttcTACATAGAAAATGACATCGTACGGTATTACAGAATAAGTAGAAGCAATAGTAAATGCATTGGTAgggaagatataaaataaaataaaataaaataagatggtcacatcattagaaacaGAGGTACATGGTTTGGTTTTGCATTTGAATGTCTCATGTCactgacaatttaaaagatgctcctctaattcctttttttaaagtaatcagGTTGGAGATGTTCCTAACATTTTGGGGTaggttgttccagatctcgggtcctcggatttgcatttgccttgaccctgtttccgtgtatgaccttttgacgtgcagagagttaatctgtctggtttggatgcctgtttattcatttatttatttttattttattttttattcatttatttatttattattcatttattattatttttttaccaattgtttgtagaaGCATTAACTAATGAGGATAGTAGCCCTatgagtatacatgtataatataaagtattaacCATTTTGATTTTCTAAGTGGGGGGTTaagtggtcatgtttatttacgttgcctattggcactcttgcggcaaagttttgtagtttttgtgctttttgtatttgagttttgttggttgagcCCCATATTTTGGAACATTAGcttataatgctgagtgcaagggtTCGTACTGCAATAATTCTCGTCTCAATagagattttgtttttatgtgatttagGTATATCGGGGTGgccattcctttttttaatgttttccatGTGTGCTTCGAAAGTCATGCATCTGTCTGGGTGTAATCCTAAATATGGAAATGCTTGGTTTAATATGATAGCCTTCAGATTCTAAGACTATGTTGATAGGGATTTTGGCTATGTGTTGCCGACTACCTATAAAGATGTGTTGAGTTTTATCACGGTTTCGTTTGAGTACGTTGTTGTCAAAATACATCTTTGCTTCTGTAACAGTcgagtatttcttatcaattctTACGGcggcagcgtgaagaaactgagagtcatcggcatattggacGAGGAGAcagttgtttgcaatggttgatatGTCGTTAATGAATACAATGAAAaagatcgggcctaatatggagccttgtgggacaccGATGGAGActtagttgacatattattacgaattttgactgactgcgttcttgtggatagataacttctgaaccaattgagagagagagagagagagagagagagagagagagagaaagagagagagagagagagagagagagagagacagagagagagagagagagagagagagagagagagagagagagagagagaggaaatcctTGTCCTTTATAGTCTATGCCTGTCGATTCCTGGACGTACTTGGCTGTACTTGTTTATGGGAAAAGTTTGAAGTATTTGTGCTGATTAATATAACAGGATATGACTAGGtataacacataacacattaacggaaagttaaatatatatatatatatatatatatatatatatatatatatatatatacatatatatatatatatatatatatatatatatatatatatatatatatatatatatatatttcattctttgtgtgtatatggaaGCAAATTGatacaatctcacacacacatcaaaataataaagaaaaagaaagaaagaaaaatagagaaaaaaaacaacagtacaagaaaatagaaaaaaaaaaaaaaacactccccccccccccccaggcggaCTGCCCCGACGAGAGCGACGAGAGCAAATGCGAGATCGTGGGCGTCCCAGCTGGCTACAAACCCAGCGTCCCTCCGAGGTGGTCGAACGTAGACGCCGCCTACCCCGTTAGTCTCCACGTGTCTGTCCTCGCCCTCGAGATCCTGACGGAGAAGATGGAGATCGTGATGGACTTCGAGGTGACGCTGCAGTGGCTGGACCGCCGCCTCGTCCTCAGGGATCTGAAGGAGGACATCGTGCTGAATTCCCTTCGGCTGAGCGTTCTCAAGCAACTGTGGATCCCCGAAGTCCGTATTTATGGGtatatgtgcatagatagatgaatgtattaattaattactatattcacatagggtatatatatacatatataggtagatagtgaGATagttagataatatacatatatatatatatatatatgatataatatatagatatattaatatatatatataatattatatagtatatatatagataatatataatatatatatatataatatagatatatatatatatatatagtatattatatatattatatatatatatatataaaatatatatatgtatatatatatatgtatatattttatatatatatataaaatataatatatatatatatatatatatatattttatatatatatatatatatatatatatatattgtgtgtgtatgtgtaaatagataaatagatataggcatatagacaaatagatagacagattgagtgTTTAGTCTGTAGTTAGATGATTATaggcagagataaatagataaaggagaCTGATTACTGACAGATAtaaactaaaacgaatgtagggtATATAACTAAAtagttagataaaatatatataaattaataaatgaataaatagacggataaagatatatatattgatagatatatagatatagatgaatgtatatacaaatataaacgtaGACGGGTTATATAGTTACTGCACaagtattttttgtatatcataATAGGCATGTATTAGCCTCATGTAGCTATCACATGTTAaagcaaattctctctctctttttatattcttctttgtctgcctgtctgctccGTCCCTTTTCTCAGtgcctgtgtctgtctatgtatctctctgtctcctctctctctctctctctctctctctctctctctctctctctctctctctctctctctctctctctctctctctctctctctctccctctttcactccctccctccctcccttcctctctctctctctctctgtctctttctctctctctctttctctctctccctctttcactccctccctccctccctctctccctcccttcttccctctctccatccatctctcccttccttccttcctctctccatccctccctccctcccttcccctctctatccatcGATCTACAAGTGCCTAACGTGCCACTCCGTCAGCAAGCCTAAAGCGACGCCCATCTCTCCAGGTCTCCTTCGGCAACGCTAAGGGAAACGCCCACACGCTGCTGGACGAAGAGACGCACGGCAGCATCCTTCGCTCGGGGACGCCTGACCCCGGTGACCTGAGCTACAGCAGAGAAGGTCACTTGTTTCCTAGTCATGAATGGATATTTGTCTGTGTGATAGACTGGTAGCCAAAGCagagtatataataaaaagagaggaaagagaaaagagagagaaaaaaaagaaaaatgaataaataaaaattataaagaatatttaaagtattgaataaaattgatttttttaaactaaaactattatattaaattaaattaaaattattaagtaaaattatccaaatttattaaaatcgttaaacaaaattattataaattattttttttatatcaaaaatgatgaaaatcattaaataaaataaaaagaacaagaaagaaataatttaaataagaACTGAGTTATAAAATATGCTGCGAGTTTCACTGCAGAAGTAGCATCATTTTTTACAAGTCATATTAGTAacgaaaaacacaaatatatatagacatagacaacCAAACTTTGATATTCTCAAAATAATCTTCCATTCTACTTCACCTTTACTGTAAGAAAAAATAGACTATATTAGGCGAGAACTacgaatatgtatacatttttccccattttctccacAGTATACTTCTTCGCGGGAGGAGAAAACCCTATTCGGTTAACGAGGAAGTATACAGCCACTTACCACTGCAGCCTGAACCTTGCTCTCTACCCCTTCGATAGCCAGGTCACTCACGGGAATAGATGGACAGATTGATGAGGATAGAAATGCAGTgatagggatagagggagagagagagaggggggggagggggggagacagacagagagagagagacagagagagagagagagagagagagagagggaggggggggggagaacgtgaatgtgaaaaagagaaaatgagagagagagagaatgtgagaaagagaaaatgagagagagagagagagagagagagagagagagagagagagagagagagagagagagagagagtaatattaaTGTGAATAACAGAGaattttatcatcatacattTAAGATAAAATggaccacattttatatattacttatataaagaTAACCTCTACATTCAGAAAATTAAATTCACAAGTATCTTCTAAAGCTAAAATCCTCATCCTCATAGAAAAGGAATTCAGAAATTCCTCACTGGCgtttttaatagaaaatattcCCTCAAACatatttgttggaaaaaaaaatatctaaaatattttaccAAAGTGATATATATTAAGTTGACCTCCTTAGGCATATGAACAACACCCATTGTAACAAACGTAGTAATGGCATTGATGAAAATTAAGTGACGTTTCGATATTACATCATTAGAAATACTCGATGCTGACGAGGAAGCATTGTCAAAATACCAATTACAAACCTCCCATTGTAGTATTACGcattttcatccttctcttcctccacatcTCAAGCAGACCTGTTCCTTTACCTTCGTGTTGACATCAGCCAGAAAGGAAGCACTGGCACTCGTAGGAGCCGAGCAGGACCTCGGAGTACGCTACGAGGGGGATTGGCAGCTGATGGAGTACACTATAGAGAGCCTGTCTTTGATGGACAAGAACCACTCGAGGTACAGCCGGAAGGAGGTGAGGCAGTGTCTCCTGAAGTgaaagtaaaatggaaaatttgATCGTGGCGACTTCGATGATGGTAGTGGTAATGGTATAAAGGCTATGGTGCTCATTATGattatggtgttggtggtgattcTGAGTATTTAGATGGGAATGTAGTTTGAAAATACATAGGTTTACTACATTAGGGAAAATAATCCTAAACTTATAGGCTTTTATGCGTCACGGTGGTATTATTTAGGTAAGAATGGTTTGAAAATACATAAGTttgccacattaaaaaaaatgcctCGCGGTGGTAACAAACTACTTAATTGTATCTAGATTCATATTAAACGGACTACATtactgaaaagggtaaaaaaatattcataaataaataccaGAACTGCAAGTTGGCAACATCACAAATTCCGGAACTGAACTACTGCAGTAATTTGAGGCTCTTGGTAACCCCGTGGTTAAGAAAGTATACAACCCTTAAGAatatacacttaaaaaaataatataaatatatatatgtatatatatatatatatatatatatatatatatatatatatatatatatatatatatatatatatgataaaaaatggacAATGAAAATAAACCAAGAAATAAACACCCATACTAATCAAATAATCAAACACAGTTTCTTGACCTCTTCGTCAGGTGGTGGTTCACTTCCGAAGGCGCTACGGGTTCGCCATCCTCACGGTCTACATCCCGTCCACCTTCTTCGTCTGCATCGCCTACCTCACGACCTTCTTTCCCGTCTCGAATATTCAGGTAGATATCTCGAACGACTGCTGTAGGTTTGCTGTGGTGTTCGGTTAGCtaattgttattgctgctgttattgttattgttactgttactgctactactaaaattactacaactactagtcTACTAATGCTTCTGAAATTATAtcaactattgctactactaacaGAAAACCCGTCCTATAGGCTATTTGCTTGCAAGGACTATGCATAATTAGTTTAGGACCATTTCAGGTATCAGTGTAAAAGgatttaaaaactgcaaattacaaaacaaacaaaattgatCATCCACTTAAAATCAAATAGAATGATGTATCGTACTATCTACCACTGCTGACTACATATCCATAATTGTGtaggcctatctctctctctctctctctctctctctctctctctctctctctctctctctctctatctctctctctctctctctctctctctctctctctatatatatatatatatatatatatatatatatatatatatatatatatatatgtgtgtgtgtgtgtgtgtgtgtgtgtgtgtgtgtgtgtgtgtgtgtgtgtgtgtgtgtgtttgtgtgtgtgtgtgtgtgtgtatgtaagtgtatgtgtgtgtgtgtgtgtgtgtgtatgtgtgtgtttcccctCTTTCCTGATGCATGtggctttcttcctttttctatctctccttttcgttctctttttatctcactcttctctttttttcatgctTGTTTTCAGCAAATGACAGTTTTCACTTAATCATCGTTCTTCACatcactatgtttttttttcttttcttttttttctatgttcttgAAGTCCTTTGAAACAATCAAATTGGCTGTCAACTCAGAGCCTCTGGAATATATTTGCGTGAAGTGCATTTAATCAACCTTGTTTTTACCTTCGTTGTTAATTAATAAGTGCAATTAATAAGTTATTTTAAATCATATTAGGATCTTAGTAACTGACAAATCTCGTACAGCAAGTATAGCTTGTTTACAAAAATCAGCTGAGTCGATATACCTTTGAATGCTGGGattgtttcttttcctcccttttaacttattattattattgttattaaataaacgaaatatattatataattttattacaaaacaTAGCTTTAATGCTACATAACATGCAGTTGACAACTCGACACGCACAGATAAAGATTTAAGAGATAAAAAACATGTTGATTAGTCTTGGCATCACACAAAGGATCATAAATCTCATGTGTTTAGGTTCGGGTCATCATCGCGCTGACGGCCATGCTGGTGCTGACGACCCTGCTGAACCAGGTGTCAGCGCAGCTCCCGAGGAATTCCTACTTCAAAGCCCTCGATATATGGATGTTCGGCGCCATAGGACTCATCTTCTCCATCCTCATCATGCAGACCATGGTGGATGTTATTCACAGGAATGAAGAAAAGACAACGATTACACAGGTGGGTTGTCTGTGTTGCTTTGTTGGGCGTGATGTGATAGatggccttttttcccctttcagccaTGATTCTTTATCTCCTGTTGGGCTGCTAAGTGTTTAAACAGTAATATGGGAATAGCTCTATTATGTCCGGACTATGGTATGCTGATACCCCAAGCACAGACCAGTAAAAAagatctcctttctctttgtataTGATACCCTCCCTTCGAATCCTGGGTGCCTCTTTGCCTCGGTGTCCGAGACATGGGATTTTATTGAATCACGGTTGAAGTGTCTCTTCAACATTTGATAGAGTGCAagtaaatttaccaaaaaaaaatgattttcaattGTGCTTTAAATCTTCAAATAAAAATCCAACTTTAGTATTACAATAAACGTATTGCACCAATTTCCGCAGGTGACGCCAATGCAAGAAAAGTCTCCTACGTACCCCAGGTCAGATGGACTCCAGAGGGCGAATAAGATTATGAAGAAGATGCAAGTCGCGTTCCCTCTGCTTTGGGCATTTCTTGTGCTCTGCTATGcaatctatctcttctcttctgtgcAATAACGGCATACGAGAATCGTCGGTGAAACGGGTCTTTGAATTTATTGGCATTTTCTAGGGTGGATGCATGTGCTTTCGCAATTCGAGCCCATGGCAAGAATTCTATTTCCAGTGCTCTTGTTGCTTTATGACATTATTGAAAATGTGACAATGACAGGGACGGGATGACATGTTGTATGTAGGATTGACAGTGCCTTGAacgaataaatattaatgatattatatctgCAGTTTCTATAACAACTGTATGAGGctatttgtattttctgtttcaAACCTGAATAAAGGATTCCTCTCAGCCACAGCCAGTTTAGAGTAGAATTCAGTCAATGTTTACTATAAAGTTTGGATGAACTAGCAGTGAGCACGGAAGTAAAGGAttctagagagaaaaagagccaaATGGATGATGAATTGGATTAAGAATTGGGTAAAGagagtgtgaaaaaaatataaagagtgagtgtgtgtgaaaaattaataagagaaaaagagagcgagaagagattggtaaatgaatatgaaataattgataaaatgagagaagtgagagaatgtgtgaataaatgaaagaaaaaaaaaacacatagagagaatgaatgaaaaagagagagaccgagaaggcTGCTTAAAAAAAGGAATGTAGTAGATGGGATGCATCCACTACATGACTAGTGTCTCATCTCTCTGAGAAGTGATTGAGTGGGTGTGAGTCCCCACTGGTATGCAGATGAATTGGAGTTCTACGGGGGAACCAGAGAGGTTCCCCAGTGTGCGAAGAACTGGGCAGTCCAAGGATCGTGAGTTTCTGATCTCGGTTTCATTCATAAAAGTCTCGCTTCGCCTGGGATCTCCATACATATCCTGCTTCAACTGTTTATGGCTGCCTCAGCTGATTCTCTGACACGCGATGCTTACCGCGGTGGCCGGATTGCCAGTAAGCGCTCCTGCCGCCACGATGTAGGCATGCACTATAAtatctttaccagcccggcggcttaGAAATTGTATGGGCTCATAACTCTGTAAAAACTCTGTAAACTGGGAACGAGGTTAGCCTGCGGTGCAGTGAGTCGCGAGAAACGCCTGCTGGAGCTGGAAACAGGCGTAAGGCGATGAGGTAATTGCGTGACGTTATCAAGGCTTCCCGCGCTTTTCCCAAAACATGACTTTGGAAGTTGTTGCATTACAATGACGCTTTACTGTTGGATGTTATCAAAATAATCATGTAAATTTCGATCGTTTATTAACTTCATCACATGATGCCAAAGCgtgtgttgcaaaaaaaaaagaataataaataaaataataataatgataataataataataataataaaaaaaaaatctcggccCGGGCCATCAACTTTTATCAGGTGATCGCGCTCCGATTGCCAtctgtcaacatttttttttccttttcttttcttttcttttaaactgGCTGCCGTGTTGATCTTTTAGGAGGAGGCAGCCTTGGTCTTTTTGTTAGGGCTACAGACTTTCCTGACATGTCGAGCGTGTCTGTCCCTTCTGTGGCAGTCCTGAATAAATTACTCAGTAACTAACACCTGAGGGGCTGTCCCATACCAAAGACATAGTttccattataattatgattacactGTTCGGGATGTAGTTTTGGATTTAAAATAAGTAAACAATTGTTGATGTagagaaaaaggttaaaaatttaatGTTGGTAATGTAATTTTGTACTCAGTGACGTCACATTGCATAAACTAACACTGCAAGTACAAAACAAAGCTATCAAGTTCGCCGTATGTAAGAAAGATAACATGAGAAATATACTATTCAAacaaacatacactacacatacctCTGGCGTGTTTGTATAGGCATACTTACAGATACAATGTGCACAaacgcatgtgtatatgtagacagatagatggataggtagatatgtaccgatagataaaaatatgcgtgtaatcatacacacacacctgtgtaaatgaatatatatatatatatatatatatatatatatatatatatatatatatatatatatatatatatatatatacttttggcaAAAAGCGCACCAAATCAGCTGATTGGTTTGAAGCCCACCCTGAAGATATGATACCTGCCATCGAAGAGAAGAGGCATGTTCTGATGGCTTACAAAACCAACCCTAGCATGGAAAACCTGCAAGTCCTGCGAACAGTACGCAACAGAGTTCAACATGCTGCTCGACGCTGCGCCAGTGACTACTGGCTCCAACTTAGTTCGTAGATATAGAGCGCCACGGACACCGGAAACATGTACAGTGCCATGAAACAAACCCTGGgcccaacaaagaagaaaattgcCCCCCTAAAAACTGCAGCAGGAGTAACAATCCATGACcaaaagaaacagatagactGCTAGGTGGACCATTACTCTGAGCTTTACACCCAAGAGAACATAAACCCTGGATTCTCTGAATGCGGTGGAAAGCCTGCCCACAATGGAAGACCTGGACAGAGAGCCAACCATGGAAGAACTGACAGAGGCACTAGGGGCACTCACTTCTGGCAAAGCACCTAGAAAGGACAGCATCCCTGCTGAGGTCCTGAAATATTGCACCAGCCAAAGACTGAGAGCTGAGCTGCATGAGATTCTCTGTCTCTGCTGGAGAGAGGGAGCCGTCCCTCATGACATGCGTGGCG
Coding sequences within it:
- the LOC119596600 gene encoding gamma-aminobutyric acid receptor subunit rho-2-like, coding for MTGSGAWVDVVAHQYSYCAVCEAPEPLVLRALGLCTRLPHDTYYVLSGHVASKPYFRGYTTTNISWARGRWLAVHPSRSEILLSHTPTRPYEYPFGRRRWAVEGAEGCGRPEDGSLTLTLTTCSQGNFTCDDGSCVPMARRCDFQADCPDESDESKCEIVGVPAGYKPSVPPRWSNVDAAYPVSLHVSVLALEILTEKMEIVMDFEVTLQWLDRRLVLRDLKEDIVLNSLRLSVLKQLWIPEVSFGNAKGNAHTLLDEETHGSILRSGTPDPGDLSYSREVYFFAGGENPIRLTRKYTATYHCSLNLALYPFDSQTCSFTFVLTSARKEALALVGAEQDLGVRYEGDWQLMEYTIESLSLMDKNHSRYSRKEVVVHFRRRYGFAILTVYIPSTFFVCIAYLTTFFPVSNIQVRVIIALTAMLVLTTLLNQVSAQLPRNSYFKALDIWMFGAIGLIFSILIMQTMVDVIHRNEEKTTITQVTPMQEKSPTYPRSDGLQRANKIMKKMQVAFPLLWAFLVLCYAIYLFSSVQ